One part of the Liolophura sinensis isolate JHLJ2023 unplaced genomic scaffold, CUHK_Ljap_v2 scaffold_62, whole genome shotgun sequence genome encodes these proteins:
- the LOC135481410 gene encoding nephrin-like: MVTRVTLTNPPHPVLAGQPFNFTCVTSASKPQACIRSYIRRSSNVSEIDPGDCIWNSSSVQTTNRTFTFTVTAEENGAELYCTANNRVTDPPVQSQASSLNVQYPPQNGVRVSGYVNNTAVESGQKLSLTCQVGKGNPRATLVWSSGCGQTNTFPGNDGSQQINSSITVDPSQNQKTCVFGPDSIQLRADSGQSGNTVTVTENTNVTFTCNASESNPAAVLSWKNNNSAIAAAEISEVSSPPGHNHGYLTTQRYKVRVDRYQDGDVIRCGARRSGIRSSKRVSSNLTLDVRCKSFFIMNAALI; encoded by the exons ATGGTAACTCGGGTGACCCTGACGAACCCTCCACATCCCGTTTTAGCCGGTCAACCCTTCAACTTTACATGTGTGACCTCGGCCAGTAAACCTCAGGCCTGTATAAGATCATACATACGGAGATCCAGTAATGTCTCCGAAATAGACCCAGGTGACTGTATCTGGAACTCCAGCTCGGTGCAGACCACAAACCggacatttacatttactgttaCGGCCGAGGAGAACGGAGCTGAACTGTACTGTACAGCCAACAACCGCGTGACGGATCCTCCCGTGCAATCACAAGCCTCCTCACTCAATGTACAGT ATCCTCCACAGAATGGCGTCAGAGTGTCAGGTTATGTTAACAACACAGCCGTGGAGTCTGGGCAAAAACTGTCCTTGACCTGTCAGGTGGGAAAGGGAAATCCCCGAGCAACACTCGTCTGGTCCTCGGGGTGTGGTCAGACAAACACATTCCCTGGTAACGATGGAAGCCAGCAGATCAATAGCAGTATAACCGTCGATCCGTCCCAAAACCAGAAGACGTGTGTAT TCGGGCCTGACAGTATACAGCTCCGAGCAGATTCCGGACAATCGGGAAACACAGTCACAGTCACAGAAAACACCAacgtgacatttacatgtaacgcCAGTGAATCAAATCCTGCTGCCGTCCTCTCctggaaaaacaacaacagtgctATAGCAGCAGCAGAGATATCAGAAGTCAGCTCACCGCCAGGGCACAATCACGGTTACCTGACAACACAAAGGTACAAAGTGAGAGTTGATCGATATCAGGATGGTGACGTCATCAGATGTGGAGCTCGGAGATCTGGTATTAGAAGCAGTAAACGTGTATCTTCCAACTTAACATTGGATGTCAGGTGTAAGTCTTTCTTCATTATGAATGCAGCTTTAATATGA